The Gemmatimonas sp. DNA window TGATGATCATTCTGAATCTCGGATTCGGCATGAACCCGGCCCTCGTTGGCATCGCGGGGGCGATCCCGCGCGCGACCGACGCATTGATCGATCCGCTGATGGGATTCATTTCCGACCAGACGCGGTCGCGCTGGGGGCGACGGCGCCCGTACATCTTCATTGGTGCGATTCTCTCGGGCGTCTCGTACGCCGTGCTCTGGGCAATGCCGATTGGCAAGACCGAGTCGTTCTACTTCTGGTACTTCGTGATCGGCTCGAATCTGTTCTACGTGGCCTACACGATCTTTGCGGCGCCGTGGGTCGCGCTGGGCTACGAGCTCACGCCGGACTATCACGAACGGACACGTCTCATGGGCGTGCAGAACTTCATCGGACAGATCGCGTACCTCGTGTCGCCGTGGTTCCTGTGGATCATGACCCACAAGCCATGGTTCTCGACGCCGACCGAAGGCGCGCGCTCGCTGGCGCTCACGATCGGCATCGTGGCCGCGTGTGTGGGCATCTTGCCGGCGATCTTCCTGCGCGAGCGGTTCGTTCACGAGCCGGAGACGGAATCCGCGACGGCGGCGCGCCAGGCCCGCACGAGTCTCTGGCAGTCGACCAAGCACCATACGATCGAGTTCATCGCCGGCTGCAAGTCAACGCTGCAGTCGCGACCGTTCCTGAAGCTCTGCATCGCGACGTTTCTGGTGTTCAACGGCTTCATCATGATCTCGTCGTTCCAATCGTACGTGATCATCTACTACGTGTTCGGCGGCAACCAGGAGCGCGGGGCCGAGTACGCCGGCTACGCGGGCACCCTCGGTGCGGTCTCGACGTTCGCCGTGATCTTCTTCATCACTTGGCTGGCCACGAAGATCGGCAAGAAGCGGGCGTTCTATGTGTCGACCGGTCTGTCGATGGTGGGCTACGCGGTGAAGTGGTTTTGTTACGATCCCAGCCGACCGTGGTTGGTCATGCTACCGGCGCCACTCATGGCCTTCGGACTGGGCGGACTGTTTACCCTGATGGGTTCTATGATCGCCGATGTCGTCGACTGCGACGAGCTGGAGACGAAGCAGCGCCGTGAGGGTATGTTCGGCTCGATCTATTGGTGGGTGGTCAAAGTCGGCATGGCAGCGGCGCTTGCCGGCGGTGGATTTCTGGTGAACTGGACCGGGTTCGATGTGGCGTTGGCCGGCGCGCAGACGCCACGCACGCTTGTGCTGCTGAGGCTCTGCGACGTACTCGTGCCGTTCATCGCCTCGGGCATCGCGATCTGGGCAATCTCCGGCTATCCGATCACCGAAGAGAAGGCCCACGACGTCCGCCAGGAACTCGAGCGGCGCCGTGGGCTGGCCAATCAGCCCGTCGTGATTCCGTAGCCGCGGGCGAAACGCGGCGCCTCGTCTTTGTACGACGGCGCCGTACTCTGCGGCCAGGTAAATGACAAGGTGCCGTGAAACGGGTAGTCGCCGAGCAGGACATCGGCGACACCCTGTCCCTCGGAGCCAGGCAGCCACGCCGCGACGAACGCTTGCGAGGCATCGAGTTCCGCGTTCACCACGAGCGGACGTCCGCCCACGAACACGGTGACGACCGATATGCCTTTGGACGCAATCGCGGTGATGAGTGCGAGATCTTCCGGGTGCAGTTGCGCGAGTTCAATCGACTTGCCGTAGGGCGCCAGATTGTGTGGCTTCGCCGGGTTGTGCGAACCCTTCTCGACCCGTCCACCCAAGCGTAGATCCCCCATCCCTTCGGCGTAGGGCTTCTCGCCAATCACGACGATGGCCACGTCATGGTGCGCTGGATCGGCCGACGCACCGGTTACGTCGAGCGCCGCCATCGGGGCGAGGGCCTGAATGCCTTCCCAGATTGATGTGCCGCCTACGATTGCGTCATTGGTAGTTTCGCCTTGCCACGCCACCGTGAAGCCGCCGCACTGGTGCCCGCGATTGTGCGCGCTCTTGCCGGCCACGAGAATGCGCGCCGCGCGCGACAACGGCAGCAGCGCGTGCTCGTTCTTGAGCAACACCAGCGACTTGCGCACGGCCTCGCGGGCAATGTCGCGATGCGCGGCGCTGCCAAAGCTGTCGCTCTTCGACCATGCGCGCTCGGCCGGCCGTGGCTTCTCGAACAGCCCAAAGCGAAGCTTCACACTAAGAATGCGTAGCACCGCATCATCGATGCGCGACATCGGTACGATGCCGGCTTCGACCTGCTGCTGCAACAGCTCGAGGCAGCGCTTCCACTCCAGCGACACCATGAACACGTCCATGCCGGCATTCACGGCCATGCCGATGGCGGTGCCGTAGTCCTCGTGCAGGTAGTCGACGCCGTCCCAATCGGACACGACGAGCCCATCGAAGCCAAGGCGTCCCTTGAGCACGTCGGTGAGCAGATAGCGATGCCCGTGGCACTTGTCGCCGTTCCAACTGTTGAACGACGCCATCACGGTCAGCAGACCCGCTTCGAGCGCCGGATAATACGGCGACATGTGCGTGCGCTCGAGCGCCTCCTGCGAGATCGCCGTGTCTCCCTGATCGTTGCCCGCCGTGGTACCCCCGTCACCGACCCAATGCTTGGCGCAGGCGATCACGCCATCGGTACCGAGGTCGTGCTGCACGCCGCGCACATATCCCGCCGCGTACGAGGCCACGAGCGCCGGATCCTCCGAGAAGCTCTCGTAGGTGCGGCCCCAGTGGATGTTCTGCGCCACGGCCAGCGTGGGGGCAAACGTCCAGTCCACGCCGGTGGCCAGTACTTCCTTCGCCATCACGCGCGCCGTGCGCTCAACGAGTTCGGGATCACGCGCGCAACCGAGGCCGATGTTGTGCGGAAAGACCGTGGCACCAAGCACGTTAGCATGACCGTGTACCGCATCGACCGCATAAAGCAGCGGAATGGGCAAGCGGCCGTTCGCCTCCGACATCGAGGCGGCCCAGTACGCGTCGTTCATGGCGACCCAATCGCTCACGGTATTCGCGCCCGGCGCGGAACCGCCGCCGCTGAGCACGGAGCCCAAGTGGAAGTCACGGACGTCGTCAGGCGTGGTGGCCATTCGTTCGGACATGATCATCTGTCCGAGCTTTTGAGCGAGGCTCATGCGGGCCAGCAGCGACTCAGCGCGCTCGGCCACGATCTCGTGTCGCGTCATGGTGGTCATGAGAGTGAGAAAGAGAACAGCATCAGGAGTGCACGGAGAATTCCACGGACGTCGTCGTGCCAGCATGCGGAGCGATCCAGGCCTGAAAACGTCCGGGCTCGACCGCGCGCTGGAGATCGCGGCCGTGAAAGGCGAGCTGCGCGATAGGCAACGAGAAGCGCACGGTGCGTCGCTCACCTGCGGCGAGGTGTACACGCTGGAAGCCCTTGAGCTCTTTCACCGGGCGCGTAGCACTGCCCACGAGGTCGCGCACGTAAAGCTGCACGACCTCGTCGGCAGCGCGCGCGCCTCGATTGGTGAGCGTGGCACTGATCTCGACGGTGCCATCGAGTGGCACATCGGCGAGGCGCAGTGACGGCGCCTCATATTCGACATAGGTGTACGTCAAACCGAAGCCGAACGGATACAGGGGCGACGGATCGACATCGAGATGGAACGACGTGTTGCCGACCGACAGCTGGGGCGCGCGCGGATGGATGTCGTGCATCGACACGACCGACTCGGGCGTGGCCGGCTTTCCGGTGTTCTTGTGCGCATAGTAGATCGGGATCTGTCCGGTGGCACGCGGCAACGTGACGGGCAAGCGAGCCGACGGCGAGGCGGCGCCGAACAGCAGGTCCACGATGGCGGCTCCACCCATCGATCCCGGATGCCAGGCATACAGCAGCGCGTGCACACGATGCGCGATGCGCTCGAGGGCCAGCGCACGACCGGCCATGACCACCAGCACGACGGGCGTTCCTGTGGCCACAATGGCCTCTACCAGTGCTTCCTGGGCGCCGGGAAGGGAAATGTCAGCCCGACAGTGTGCTTCGCCCGACAGGATCGATTCCTCGCCCAGCACGAGCACCGCAACATCGGCATGGCTCGCGGCCTGCACCGCCTCGTCGAATCCACTCGTGTCCTGACTTCGCGTGTTGGGCACACCCTGCGCCACGTCGACCTGCACAGAGTCGGGCAGCGCCTCCCGCAGCGCGCTGAGCACCGTGCGGCTGTGCTGCGCGTCGCCGTCGAAGATCCAGGTGCCGAGCTGCTCGTATGGGTCATCGGCCAGCGGTCCGATCACGGCGATACGACGCAGTGCGCCGGCGGCGAGCGGCAGCAGATACTCGCCGTCGTGCATCGTATTGCGGAGCAGCACGATGCTCTCCTGCGCCACTTCGCGCGCCGCCAGTAGATGCGCGACGTTCCCGGCGACCGGGAATGTGCTCGGATCGGTCGAAGAGCGCTCGAAGAGACCGAGCCGCAGCTTCATGCGCAGCACGTTGGCCACCATCGCGTCGAGCCGGTCGACGGGCACCAGTCCATCGCGTACGAGATCAGCGAGATGGTCGGCGTATGTGGTGCTGGCCATCTCCATGTCGACGCCGGCGATCGCCGCTTCGTGCGCCGAGCCGCGATCGTCGGCGGTGAGCCCATGGATCGCGAGCTGACGAATCGAATCCCAGTCGCTGACCACGAGGCCATCGAAGCCCCATTCATCGCGCAACACGCCGGTAAGCAGCGGCCCGTTCGCGCTGGCGGGAACACCGTCGATGTCGCTGAACGACGTCATGACCGACGCCACACCCGCCTGCACCGCCGCTTGGAAGGGCGGCAAGTGCACATCGCGCAGCTCGCGCGGCGCGATGTTGGTGGTGTTGTAGTCTCGGCCACTCTCGCTGGCGCCGTAGCCGACGAAGTGCTTGGCGCAGGCGGCGATGGCATCCGGTGCCGTGAGGTCGGCGCGTTGATATCCGCGCACCGCTGCCGCGGCGAGCACGCCGGTGAGGTACGGGTCCTCACCGAAGCCTTCCGCCACGCGCCCCCAACGCGGATCGCGACCGATGTCGATCATCGGCGCGAACGTCCAATTCACGCCACAGGCCGCCGCTTCCGTGGCGGCCACGCGCGCCCCACGCGCGACGGCGTCGGGATTCCAGCTGGAGGCCTGCCCGAGGGGGATTGGAAAGACCGTAGCAAATCCGTGAATCACATCGCGGCCGATCAACAGCGGAATGCCGTGACGCGATTCGTGCACCGCGATGTGCTGCAGCGCGTTCACCGTATCGACGTGCACCTCGTTGATGACCGACCCGACGCGCCCATCACGAATGGCCTGCGCGAGGTCGGCCGACACCTGCCCGCCACCGCCCTGCACCTGCTGCAGCTGTCCGATCTTCTCTTCGATCGACAGCTGCGCGAGCAGTTCGGTGATGCGTGCGTCGACGGACAGCGCGGTGGACAGCAGTTCTGACACCAGCCGGCGCTACCAGGCCACGGTGAGATAGGTCCGGATTTCCCACTCTGAGCCGTTCTTCGCCGGCGCGGTGGGATCGCAGGTGGGAACGCCGGTGGTGAGGTCGGGCACACGCTCCGGGCAGAACCGCGGCGAGTACTTGTCGAGAGCGCGCCACGTACCGCGCACGCCGAACTTCGTTTCCGGCAAGTCCCACCACTGCGGCGTGCCGATCGCGTACGACACGTCGGTGAGCAGCTGCTTCGGGAACGTGAGGTTGAAGTCACGGTGGTAGTCGAACGGACCCCAGTCGTTGAGCTTCGCGGCCGCCATCACCTTCATATGCTGCTTCACCATGCGCACATCCACCCCGGAGCGATGCAGCAAGCGCGGATCGTTGCCGTTCGGCTCGGCGGTGCCGGTGTAGAGATTCGCGATGAGGCGCACATCGCTGGCCACCTTGGACACAATGCGCGAGCGCACTTCATACAGGCTGCGCGCCGGCGTGGCACCGGGGAACGGGAACGTGGTGCGACCGTCACCGAGGATACCGATCGCGGCGTCCATCGTGGTGGGCAGGCGACGGTACACGTACCCCACGTTGGCGGCGAAACGCGCGTCCTCACGCATGTCGCTGTCCCAGGCGTACATCCAGGTGGCCGGCGTGGGGTCGAACGTGAGCAGCAACTCAGCGCCATACGTCTCGCGATTGGCGCGCACGGCAAACGGATCATCGACCACATTGCGCGGACGCCCGGGCGCCGGCGTGTCGAACGGCACGGGACCGACGATCGGCTTCTGATACAGGAAGTTCGGGGCGATTTCGAAGGCGCCGAAGCGCGCCGAGAGACCGGAGATCGTGTTCCACTGATTGTTGAGGCCCGTGTCCTTGAGGCTCCAGCCAGTGAACGTCTGCACGGAGGTCGGTCCACCGTCGGCCACGAGGCCCATGATGGCGCCTTGGGCGTACCAGTTGTAGCGACCCTTCGAGTAGGTCATGCGCGCCTTGCCACCGAAGGCGTCGCTGTCCTTGATCTTGTCCTGCAGCACGCGCGTGGTGCCGCCGGAGTAGTCGATGATCTGAAACGGGACGCCGACGCGCGTGGCACCGGCCCAGATACCACCCGCTTCCACACCGAAGCCGGCGATCGTGTCGGCCAAGTGCAACGTGGCGCGACGCGTTTGCGGGATCGGAATCGCGAAGGAGCTGTTGCTGGCCGATGCATTCAGCTTCGCGACGTCTTCCTGGTACATGGCCGTGATGTACGTCTCGCCGACCTTGCGGCCGTACTTCGCGATGGCCGTGGGATTTGCACCCCACCAGAGCTCCGGACCGAACGCGAGCTTCAGGCCGGCCAGCTTGCGCTTACCCGTGAACTCGACACCCGCGGGCGCGTTGCCGTTGTAGATGTCGATGTTCTTGCCGTAGTTCGCTTCGCGATAGAGGCCGAAGAAGTCGCCTTCGTAGCCCCAGTGGTAGTGGCCCGTGCGATAGAAGCCATCGAGGCGGAAGTTGCGATCATCCCACGACACGCTGGCGCGATACACGGCGAGGCGGTCGATGCCATTCAGTCGAAGCGGTGTGCCGTCGGTGAGGACATTGCGCGGACGGCCACGATTCTCGTAGAAGATCTGATCGATCGGATTGCCGGGAACGTTGCCAAGCACGTTGAGCGAGAGCGTGGCCGAGAAGGATTCGCTGGGGCGCGCGGTGATGTCGGCGTAGAACGACTCCATGCGATCGAAACCCTGGAACGACGGGTACAACGTAGAGGCCGCGTCGGCCACCTTGGGCGTGCTGATTTTCGAGCCGCCGGTGTTGAACGTCTGCAGTTCCATGCGCAAGCCGCTTACCGTGATGCGGCTGGTGCCTTCACCGGTGAGCGCGGCCCGATCGGCGCGGGCACGAAGCTCTACATCGGCCGGATTGATCGCGGCAAAGTGTGACGCGATCTTGGCGGTGCTGCTGGCCGTGGCATACGGATCGAGCTGATAGGCCTGCTGCAGCGCGTAGAAGGCCGCGCGCGGATAGAGCGGGAACTGCCCCTTGGAGTCGGCCGGGCCCTTGGCGACGATGCCCCACCACTCTTCGTTCATGTTGTTCTCGCCCTTGGTGTAGTCATCACCGTAGGCCGCGTTGGACCACGAGGCGTTGGTGTCGTGCTCGTTGAGGCGCAGTTCCTGGCCGAACTTCCACCAGCCGTCGGTCCACTGGAAAGTGAAGCCGCCGATGGAATTGCCGGCGCGACCGTGCCCGGCCGTCTGCTCGTAAATTTCCTGCCACTGCGCGAGGAGGTACTTGGCCTGCGAGAGCTGATCTTCGCGCATGTCGCGCGCGTTCCAGGCATCGGCGCCGAACTCGGTGAGCATGACGGGAATGCCCATCGACGTTTTCACGCGATCGAAGAGATCACGGAACGACGCGCCGCGGTACACGTTGGTGCCGAAGACATCGAGGCCCTTGGCTTCCTTGGCGATGATGTCGAGGTATTGCAGATCGCCGTTGGCAAACGCGACCGGACGCGAGGCATCCTTGGCCTTGATGGCGCGCGTGACTTCGCCAACGAGCGAATACAGATACGTGGCCTTCGCCGCGTCGCGTTCACCGGCCGGGAGATTCTCGGTGGCGGCGGACTTCCAGGAGAGGCCATAGTTGTTCTCGTTGCCCAGCAGCCACATGAGCACACCGGGCGTGCTGCGGAATTCCTCGACAATGGCGAGCACTTCGTTCGTCAGCGCGCGGCGCACCTTGGGATCCGAGTAGTCGGTCTGCGCCTGAAAGACGCCGTTAATGGTGGTGCCGTACCGACCGAGGGCGTGGTTGAGCACGGTGTAGATGCCGTGCTGCTCGTAGATGTACTTCACCCAACGCGGGGGTACGCCGTTGTATTGGCGGATGACATTGACGCCCATGACCTTGAGCAGCCCCATTTCGCGATCGAGGGCCGTCTTGACGACGTCGTCCGGCTGTGTCCAGAGACTGTAGGAGTAGTTGGTGCCGATCGGGAAATAGTCCCAGTTCACGCCGCGGAGCAGCATGTCGGTGCCATTCACCTGAATGCGCGAGCCGGCGGCATCGTTGCGGACTTCGATGCGCGGCATCTGGGCGCGGGCGGTTGCGGGCGCGACCACCGCAACAAACAGGGTAGCGAGCACGGACAAGCGACGGACCCGCGCGGAGCGGGCAGCCAGCTTCGGCATTAGGCGCATGGAGGGGCCTCTTCCACCGGGCGGTGGTCGGGAGAGCGGTGCGGTCGGCGACGGAGGAGGGACCATCTTTGTTCGCCGACACAACAAAGTGCAGCCAGCGGTGGCGGCTGTCAAGCGTTTTGTGGGGCGCTCAGTCGAACAGGTCGGCGAGCGCGAGGTGGAGCCCGGGGAGGACGTCTTCGCCGTGGAGCGCCTCGGTTGTGGCCACGTGGGATTCGCTGCCGTCGGCGCGGTAGACGCGGGCTGTTTGGCTCGCCGGATCGACCACCCACGCGAGCAGCGTGCCGGCGGCGAGCCAGTCGTCCACTTTCTCGCGCACGGCGGCGGCACAGTCGGACGGGGAGAGCACTTCAACCACGACATCGGGGGCGAACTCGGGGAACGCGGCCGGTGGCTGCGTGGGACAGCGGTCCATGCGCACGTAGGCCACGTCGGGGGCGCGCACGGTGTCGGGGCTGCGCGACAGCGTGAAGCCGGTTTCGGCGGCGACGACGCGGCCACGCGGCGACGGCCATCCGTTCGCGCGGCGTTCAGCGGTGAGGTGCTCGCTGATCGCCACCAGGATGCGCGCAGCGACGTCTCCATGCGTCCAACCCGCCGGCTCGTGCACGAGGATCCGGCCGCGCAGCAACTCGGTGCGCGCGCGTGCCACGGGATTCGCGTACAACTGTTCCGCGGTGATGGAGAGTGGCGCTGGGGGCATCGCAGCGGTCCTCGTGGTGGGACGGGTCTTGGGCATACGCACACGGTACGGCGTGCTGTCACGGGTGCGTCAGCGAGTGGCAATAGAACGCTACGCGCTGCGGCGCGCCGAGTCTACTCGGCGGGCGCTGTACCTGTGGGCCACGCGTCGGCTAGACGCTGCACTTCCGCACATCTTCATCTTCGCTGATGGCTTTCAGCCTCTCCCGCACCATCACGGCATCAACGATTACCGCGTCCGTCCCACGGTCGGGGTGTTCGAACGGAACGGCCTCCAACAGCGTCGTCATCACCGTGTGCTACCGACGCACGCGAATGTTCTCCATGCGCTCGTTCACCCGCGCGGCCACTCGCTCCAGTGCCGCGATGCCGCCGTCGTCGAATTCCAGCAACGCGCCGGCGGCGGTAAACAGCATGTGAT harbors:
- a CDS encoding MFS transporter, whose protein sequence is MAVSNPTRPEDRIAFSRKIAYGLGAFVNNLLAAAIGGMMIILNLGFGMNPALVGIAGAIPRATDALIDPLMGFISDQTRSRWGRRRPYIFIGAILSGVSYAVLWAMPIGKTESFYFWYFVIGSNLFYVAYTIFAAPWVALGYELTPDYHERTRLMGVQNFIGQIAYLVSPWFLWIMTHKPWFSTPTEGARSLALTIGIVAACVGILPAIFLRERFVHEPETESATAARQARTSLWQSTKHHTIEFIAGCKSTLQSRPFLKLCIATFLVFNGFIMISSFQSYVIIYYVFGGNQERGAEYAGYAGTLGAVSTFAVIFFITWLATKIGKKRAFYVSTGLSMVGYAVKWFCYDPSRPWLVMLPAPLMAFGLGGLFTLMGSMIADVVDCDELETKQRREGMFGSIYWWVVKVGMAAALAGGGFLVNWTGFDVALAGAQTPRTLVLLRLCDVLVPFIASGIAIWAISGYPITEEKAHDVRQELERRRGLANQPVVIP
- a CDS encoding glycoside hydrolase family 2 TIM barrel-domain containing protein produces the protein MRLMPKLAARSARVRRLSVLATLFVAVVAPATARAQMPRIEVRNDAAGSRIQVNGTDMLLRGVNWDYFPIGTNYSYSLWTQPDDVVKTALDREMGLLKVMGVNVIRQYNGVPPRWVKYIYEQHGIYTVLNHALGRYGTTINGVFQAQTDYSDPKVRRALTNEVLAIVEEFRSTPGVLMWLLGNENNYGLSWKSAATENLPAGERDAAKATYLYSLVGEVTRAIKAKDASRPVAFANGDLQYLDIIAKEAKGLDVFGTNVYRGASFRDLFDRVKTSMGIPVMLTEFGADAWNARDMREDQLSQAKYLLAQWQEIYEQTAGHGRAGNSIGGFTFQWTDGWWKFGQELRLNEHDTNASWSNAAYGDDYTKGENNMNEEWWGIVAKGPADSKGQFPLYPRAAFYALQQAYQLDPYATASSTAKIASHFAAINPADVELRARADRAALTGEGTSRITVSGLRMELQTFNTGGSKISTPKVADAASTLYPSFQGFDRMESFYADITARPSESFSATLSLNVLGNVPGNPIDQIFYENRGRPRNVLTDGTPLRLNGIDRLAVYRASVSWDDRNFRLDGFYRTGHYHWGYEGDFFGLYREANYGKNIDIYNGNAPAGVEFTGKRKLAGLKLAFGPELWWGANPTAIAKYGRKVGETYITAMYQEDVAKLNASASNSSFAIPIPQTRRATLHLADTIAGFGVEAGGIWAGATRVGVPFQIIDYSGGTTRVLQDKIKDSDAFGGKARMTYSKGRYNWYAQGAIMGLVADGGPTSVQTFTGWSLKDTGLNNQWNTISGLSARFGAFEIAPNFLYQKPIVGPVPFDTPAPGRPRNVVDDPFAVRANRETYGAELLLTFDPTPATWMYAWDSDMREDARFAANVGYVYRRLPTTMDAAIGILGDGRTTFPFPGATPARSLYEVRSRIVSKVASDVRLIANLYTGTAEPNGNDPRLLHRSGVDVRMVKQHMKVMAAAKLNDWGPFDYHRDFNLTFPKQLLTDVSYAIGTPQWWDLPETKFGVRGTWRALDKYSPRFCPERVPDLTTGVPTCDPTAPAKNGSEWEIRTYLTVAW
- a CDS encoding Uma2 family endonuclease — encoded protein: MPKTRPTTRTAAMPPAPLSITAEQLYANPVARARTELLRGRILVHEPAGWTHGDVAARILVAISEHLTAERRANGWPSPRGRVVAAETGFTLSRSPDTVRAPDVAYVRMDRCPTQPPAAFPEFAPDVVVEVLSPSDCAAAVREKVDDWLAAGTLLAWVVDPASQTARVYRADGSESHVATTEALHGEDVLPGLHLALADLFD
- a CDS encoding glycoside hydrolase family 3 protein translates to MTTMTRHEIVAERAESLLARMSLAQKLGQMIMSERMATTPDDVRDFHLGSVLSGGGSAPGANTVSDWVAMNDAYWAASMSEANGRLPIPLLYAVDAVHGHANVLGATVFPHNIGLGCARDPELVERTARVMAKEVLATGVDWTFAPTLAVAQNIHWGRTYESFSEDPALVASYAAGYVRGVQHDLGTDGVIACAKHWVGDGGTTAGNDQGDTAISQEALERTHMSPYYPALEAGLLTVMASFNSWNGDKCHGHRYLLTDVLKGRLGFDGLVVSDWDGVDYLHEDYGTAIGMAVNAGMDVFMVSLEWKRCLELLQQQVEAGIVPMSRIDDAVLRILSVKLRFGLFEKPRPAERAWSKSDSFGSAAHRDIAREAVRKSLVLLKNEHALLPLSRAARILVAGKSAHNRGHQCGGFTVAWQGETTNDAIVGGTSIWEGIQALAPMAALDVTGASADPAHHDVAIVVIGEKPYAEGMGDLRLGGRVEKGSHNPAKPHNLAPYGKSIELAQLHPEDLALITAIASKGISVVTVFVGGRPLVVNAELDASQAFVAAWLPGSEGQGVADVLLGDYPFHGTLSFTWPQSTAPSYKDEAPRFARGYGITTG
- a CDS encoding glycoside hydrolase family 3 N-terminal domain-containing protein, which produces MSELLSTALSVDARITELLAQLSIEEKIGQLQQVQGGGGQVSADLAQAIRDGRVGSVINEVHVDTVNALQHIAVHESRHGIPLLIGRDVIHGFATVFPIPLGQASSWNPDAVARGARVAATEAAACGVNWTFAPMIDIGRDPRWGRVAEGFGEDPYLTGVLAAAAVRGYQRADLTAPDAIAACAKHFVGYGASESGRDYNTTNIAPRELRDVHLPPFQAAVQAGVASVMTSFSDIDGVPASANGPLLTGVLRDEWGFDGLVVSDWDSIRQLAIHGLTADDRGSAHEAAIAGVDMEMASTTYADHLADLVRDGLVPVDRLDAMVANVLRMKLRLGLFERSSTDPSTFPVAGNVAHLLAAREVAQESIVLLRNTMHDGEYLLPLAAGALRRIAVIGPLADDPYEQLGTWIFDGDAQHSRTVLSALREALPDSVQVDVAQGVPNTRSQDTSGFDEAVQAASHADVAVLVLGEESILSGEAHCRADISLPGAQEALVEAIVATGTPVVLVVMAGRALALERIAHRVHALLYAWHPGSMGGAAIVDLLFGAASPSARLPVTLPRATGQIPIYYAHKNTGKPATPESVVSMHDIHPRAPQLSVGNTSFHLDVDPSPLYPFGFGLTYTYVEYEAPSLRLADVPLDGTVEISATLTNRGARAADEVVQLYVRDLVGSATRPVKELKGFQRVHLAAGERRTVRFSLPIAQLAFHGRDLQRAVEPGRFQAWIAPHAGTTTSVEFSVHS